The Anomalospiza imberbis isolate Cuckoo-Finch-1a 21T00152 chromosome 2, ASM3175350v1, whole genome shotgun sequence nucleotide sequence atgattctgtgccCAGTCTGGGCCCCAGGCACTCTCCTGTCCAGGAgatcagcagctccagctggcagGTGAGAGTTTCTTGTTCTTGTTTCAAAGAACACTGAGGAGCTGCCCCGCTGGCCTGGCATGCACAGAACCCCAGGTtctcctgcctggcacagcacagaccATCATCAGTCTGGTTTTTGTCACCACCTTTTAGCCCTTGCATTCAGTGGGAGGTGGGGAGTGCTGGGCTTTGTTGGGAAtctgtccctgctcagctgcagcGGCACCCAGAGAGCCACGGTCAGCAGAGACACCGGGCTGGAGtctggcacagccctgaggtCCTGGACTGTGCCCTGCAGGAACCAGCCACGGGTTTTAGTCCAGCTCTTAGCACAGGACCCTCTCCACACCAAGAGCTGCAGCCATAAACGATGGCACAGTTCCCCTGGGGAATGCCAGGTGTGACCAACTCCCACCCAGCAAGAAAGTCATGCCATGGAGTTCCAGCACAAGCAGCGTGGCATCACTATGCAATCATAGAgcggtttgggttgggaggtgtcggagtccaggacacccatccctctggctgccctggctgtctccagaccctggcaggcagcttggagaccttggcatgaagtcaaaaacacccgtggctttgattttggcccgtggaaaaagctgccaactctgtatgaggaattacaaacCACAAGGATTTGAGTAGTGTGATATTTGaactaacacagggtggaaaagcagaattttagggtttttagAATGTGATTCAGGGGTACAAaatggaggaatttgggtgtgtcctgaccttcttgtccttctccttgccctccatgtctcgctgtgatggtgacacttttctgttggtttaaggcacagacacactgtcTGACATGGGTGATAGttattggcacgttattgtaagCAGACTACACGTAACTTTTGgcataaaatgtgaacaccgccctgagggcagacagaatgccatggccgacctgctggacagagctcagcagggcagagagaacaTGTTCTAggtaaggaaaaataaacaaccttgagaacaCGATCCGAAGCATTCtagactccttctttggctgtgGCGGGCTAGGAAGCAAAGACTTTTACAATCTTGGGGTCAGCCCAGCATTGAGACCCCGAGAGGGagagaccttaaaaatcatctcattccaatccccctgccatggctaGGAGCACCTTCCCGCATCCCTGTAGGGATGGTGGGGGGCAGAACTGAAATGGTAAAAGTAAGAAACTCATGGGTTTCGATAATTTATTAATGAGAAATGAATTCCACGGCTCTCGGAGGGCGATGTCCACAGCCCCTCTAGTCAATGTACCTCACTGTCACCAGGGGGCTGGCGAAGTGGACGTGGCGGCTGTGGCGGCGCTGGGTGTGTCGTGTCCACCAGCCCACCACGAACTCCCtcagggaggagcagagctccaggaggcCACACCCTGCCCCCCTGCCACTCTCCTCGGGCACCTGCTGCCGGGgcctgggcagtgacagggaTCCGCTGCCCCGAGGAGCGGTGACggtcctgcccagccccagtgagcTGATGTTCCTTGGTGCCTTGGGGCCAAAGGGCTGCCCTTCTCCAGCGGGGATGAACCAGGCCATGGccgtggagctgctgccttgttccagctccaggagcatgCTGCTGCGTCTCTTGGCCTTGGCTTTGTCCTTTTTGGCCGCGCTGTCCGTGCCTGCCTTGGGCCGCTCCTCTCTGGGGCCCTGAGGTGACTCTTTgccccccagcagccctggctccacGGGCACCTCAGGCTGGGccgccctgcagcccctctgcatCCTCGGCCGCTGGGGCAGCTGTGCCTCCAGCTCCTTGCCGTGCTCCTTGCTGAGGGCCTGGGAGGTTCGGATGAACCTTGGCTGAAGGTCTTGGGGCACCCCATGGTACCATCCCTGGAGCTCCAGctcaccagcacaggctggtgAAGAGGCTCCCCCGTGACCTGCGGGGTCCCAGAGATGGAAATCCAACCCTGGTGGGGTGGCAGAGGCTGAGGCTGTTGTCTGCCAAGACCCTGCCAGACTGTTGTGcccagcactggctgctcctGTGGGGCCCCTTTTATAGCCTGGCAGTCTGGCAGAATCCCCTGTGTGACATCATGGGGCAGCCAGGACCCTCTTTGGGACAGCGTGGGGCAGTCAGAAATGTCTTTGTGACACCCAGGAACCCAGGGGAGAGCCCTGGCAGCCTtgggcacagggctgtgagAAACTCGTGAGTGAATAGAAACATAATACAAAAAACATTGAAAGGCAAAATACAaacaagagaagagaaaagaagaagtGATGTGATTGGGGGAGTCGCTCCTGGGCACAGCGAGCACCAAAGGAGGAGTTTGGGATTCTCAGGGGAGCAAGGAGGGAGGCAGCAGGAGTGGAGAGGGATGGCCTTTGGAAGAAGGGGCAGCAAAGCAGGAGGTGACAAGGATGTCCTGAAGTCCTGCAGGGGGAAAACGAGACGGGCCAAAGCCCCACTAGAACTTaatgtggctgctgctgtgaaagACTCTAAAACTTACTTTTACAAATACCACAttaggtttggtttggttggggtatttttttgtttggtttttttttttttttcattgctgaGAGGAAACATTGAGACAAAGAATAAGGAAAAGTCCGAGGTGCCCAGGGATCAGGCCTGGAGAGCGTGGGTCTGGGAGAGTCAGGTCCTGCCTGAGCAAGCCAATCCcttccaggacaggctgggcagagctgggcatgTGGCAATGGCTGGGCCAGCCAcggctgctctgcacaggcacGGGCGTGGGCACGGGCATGGGCACGGGCATGACCACGGACACAGACATGGGCAAGGACACAGACACGGACACAGCCACGGCCACGGACACGGGCATGGGCATGGGCACGGGCAAGGGCACGGGCAAGGGCATGGGCACGGGCACGACCACGGACACGGACATGGGCAAGGACACAGACACGGACACAGCCACGGCCACAGACACGGGCATGGGCATGGGCACGGGCACGGGCAAGGGCACGGccacggacacggacacgggcACGGGCACAGACACGGgcacaggcacgggcacaggcacgGACACGGACATGGACACAGACATGGGCATGGACACGGACATGGACACAGACACGGGCATGGCCGCGGATACGGACAGGGCCACAAACATGGACACAGCCGCGTTCCGTTCCTGTGGCTCCGCACCGCGGGTGCAGCGGGGGCTCAGTGGCGGCGGCAGCACCAtgggaggaggcggcggctgcaCCAGGCTGCCAGGCACCTCCCAAGCCTGGCCTGGAGCTTGCCCACGGCCCGGCCCAgctcccggccccggcccgccggccgcggcagcggggcggggggcAGCGCCGGGCCCCACCACGGGTCCGCGCTCTGGATGCTGAACGCCAGCCCCAgcgagctgctgctgctgctgcggctgccGCTGCCCTCCGTGCCCACGGCCTCGGTGATCTGCACGTCCCTGGGGATGAACCAGGCCATGGCCGTGCAGCCGCTGCCGTGCTCCAGCTCCAGGGCGCTGCCGCTGCCTCGTCTCTTGGCCTTGGCTTTGTCCTTTTCGGCCGCGCTGTCCGTGCCCGCCTTGGGCCGCTCCTCTCTGGGGCCCTGCGGTGACTCTTTGCCCCCCAGCAGCCCCGGCTCCACGGGCACCTCAGGCTGGGccgccctgcagcccctctgcatCCTCGGCCACTGGGACAGCTGTGCCTCCAGCTCCTTGCGGTGCTCCTCGAAGAGCACCTGGGAGTCCTGGCAGCTCCGGATGAACCTTGGGAAACGCCTCCTGGAGCTCATGGAACCGCGTGGGGAGCTGCCATGGAGCAGCTCCATCTCTGCTGATCTCTGTGCTCTGTCCACGTTGCTCTGCCCCTCCAGCCGGCCTCTCGCTGCGCTTGCATGCTTTGAGTTCTGACAGATCCTCTGCAAGAACCGCAGATGGGTGAGACAAGAGCAGCTCCCCAGAATGCCCCACATTGTCCTGCCACGCATGCCACACCAACACACCCCAAGCCCAcatggcccagcccagcccagcccagcccacacAGCAGTTCAGAGGCCACCTACCCACAGACGCTTGTCCCGTAGCACGACAATGACCAGGATGAGCTGCAGCACCACCATCGTGACTGCCACCAGCTCACCCAGGGTGAAGATGTTGATGAATTCCATGGCACTGTCTGTGGCAATCCAGctcaccagcacaggctggtgAAGAGGCTCCCCCGTGACCTGCGGGGCCCCAGTGAAGGGCCCCCAACCCGGCTGGGGTGGCAGAGGCTCTGGTGATGCCAGTCTGCGGTGCCACAGCATCCCATGGTCCCTTTTATACCCCAGCAGGTGGGCAGAGGCCCCTTTGTGACAGTGTGGGCCAGCAGGAGCCCcgtgtgtgacatcacaggacagGCAGAGACCCCTGTGTGACTTCTGAGTGCCACTAGACAAAGGGGACATGCCCATGTGCCAGGCTACCGAAGTGGAGCCGTGGGGCTGCCCAGGAGCACACAGGCGGGtgctgggcagctgcagcccccaTGGCAGCTCCCCACGCAGTTCCATGATCTCCAGGAGGCATTCCCAAGGTTCATCCGGAGCTGCTGGGACTTCTTGTTTCCCCTGCAGGACTTCAGGACATCCTTGTCACCTCCTGCTTTGCTGCCCCTTCTCCCAAAGGCCATCCCTCTCCACTCCTTCTGCCTCCCTCCTTGCTCCCCTGAGAATCCCAAACTCCTCCTTTGGTGCTCGCTGTGCCCAGGAGCGACTCCCCCCATCATAACACCCACCAGTCCTGGAGAGTTTAtaatttcccttcccttcccttcccttcccttcccttcccttcccttcccttcccttcccttcccttcccttcccttcccttcccttcccttcccttcccttcatttcccttcccttcccttcccgggGCTGGGAAGGGTTCCCCGAGGGGCCGGGCTGCCATGggactgtggctgccccaggctgggctgggtgggcacTGATGGACCACGGCACCAGCCTGTCCTGGCCAGGcggggcagcagctccagagctccCGCTGGGAGCTTCTTCCCGTGGGAAGCCCCACACCCCTCTCCATGGGGAGCCCCATCCGTCAGCCAAGGCTCAGGGCCTGATCCCCCCATCCCTCCCAGGGCCACCCTCAGCCCGGGCAGCACCCTTGTCCcaggcagcaggggcaggacaCGCGTTCCAGGGTTTATTTCCAGTTTGGTGGATTTCTCAGGTGCAGGATGCCACGGGGGGACGCGGGTGCCCACTCTGGTAGAGTGGGACAGGGGCTGGCACCCCTCAGCCTTGCAGCTGGGGGTCCCACTCTCGGGCACCTCTTCCCCAGTGACGGTGcagctcccaccctgcagctctggggggGACCAGGGGCATTTGTGCGTCCCTCAGGAGGCACCCCAGCTATCCCTGGGGGTTTGCAGTGCTGGGTCTG carries:
- the LOC137465880 gene encoding uncharacterized protein — encoded protein: MEFINIFTLGELVAVTMVVLQLILVIVVLRDKRLWRICQNSKHASAARGRLEGQSNVDRAQRSAEMELLHGSSPRGSMSSRRRFPRFIRSCQDSQVLFEEHRKELEAQLSQWPRMQRGCRAAQPEVPVEPGLLGGKESPQGPREERPKAGTDSAAEKDKAKAKRRGSGSALELEHGSGCTAMAWFIPRDVQITEAVGTEGSGSRSSSSSSLGLAFSIQSADPWWGPALPPAPLPRPAGRGRELGRAVGKLQARLGRCLAAWCSRRLLPWCCRRH